In Apteryx mantelli isolate bAptMan1 chromosome 8, bAptMan1.hap1, whole genome shotgun sequence, the genomic window agaaaaaaatttttttttttggtagggagATCTAGAAAACATGAATTCTAAATCTTATCAAAAAAACCTTTCACTCTGCAACAGGATACAGTTAAGAAAAAGAAGCCACAAGTGACAGTTAGTTAAGTGCTGAAGTCTTCCCCCCATGAGCTAGAAGGCACAAGCTTGCACTGTAGATCCAAGAGAGATCTAGATTTGCACTCTGGTCTTCCACATCTTCGTGAACATCAAGCAATAAACGAATCCATCCTTTAAGAGCTGTTCCATTTTGTCTTAGTAAATAAATATCAGTGGACCAGAGTGTGGCCAACTCTGTAGCCTACGCTTGTTATAGAACACATTTGTCCCATGTTCTAACCTGGGCTCTATGCAACTGTCTCTTACCCCATGTTTTATGTAAGAGTCTTCCACATCTCCCATGAAAGGCCTAACCAGTAGGGTATTCTGTCTGACACCAGATTTCATCCTCAGTTTGAGATCCTCCTTGCTGAAAGCTCAACAAGAGAGATTATGTTTCCAGGAAACACAATCAATGCAGCTAATCTTaatttttctgatggaaaaatcaAGTAGCCAGCCAAAAATCTGGGATCAGCTCTTGCTTGCAGTAGATAAAAAAtgtgaataaagaaaaataactccAAAATATCTCTGAGGCAAGCATTTCTGAGGGTTtcggagggagaaaaaaaatccattttcaccTAAAAGAAACCCCAAGACCTTTTCATTCCAAACACTCCCATCAGTCCAGTGACTAGGCTGGCTTATGAGCTTTTTCCCTGCCCTACAGCATGTTGGACCTGCTGCAAATGAGCGTACACTTCCACTGAGTGACTGACACTGACGGGGGTTGCATGGTGTAGCCAGAGGGGCATGTTCATCCTCAGGAAGGGTTACGAAGGTGTTCCAGGGGACACAGATCCTGCCTTGTGGGAGGACACTAAAACAGCTCAGCAGCTTTAGCCTTGCAAAATACCAGGTGAAAGGGAATACAATTGCTGTCTATAAATAGATTAAGGATGAGGAAGACAGTGGAAAAtatcagagaggagaagagctaTTTAGGCTCAAGGACAAGAATAAAATGAGGATAAAATGGAAGTGAATAAACAGCACCAGAAATAAGGAGGTTTCTAACCACCAGAACAGGGAGGAAAGGAGCTGGCTagtaaaaacaaatgcaaacagaCAACTCAACTAGTTTTAAAGAGGAACCTGATCAGTTTGTGAACAGCACTGGACTCAGTTGCCCAGGCCAATGCTTCCTCTCCTATGTTCCTCATCCCAAATGAATTcatacaaaatccacctaaacCAAGGAGTTCATGGCCACAATTTTTGACTCCTAGGGTCTCTGCTTGATAGTTCAGGCATGATCTTAGCAAGTGACAATAGCACCTAATGCCTGAAGTGAAGGATTTACTCCAAgagatggaattaaaaaaaaaaaaagccacatcttTAGTGGCTTTTCTTATGCTATTTCTGCATAAAAAATGCAGGACAAAGGATAATCTCTCTTCCCCATCCTCCAGTCAATAGAGACCTCCACACAAGCATCTATTGCCTTGAGGTCTTATCACTTTTTGCAAAGTGTGACTCCCAAAGAAAAGCCCAGCTGTTTTATTTCCACAGGATCCATTTCCAATACCAAATTcaacaaaaagcagaaagcaactgTTCAGAAATTCAATGTAAGACTTGAGGAATCTCTCACTACAATtagtaagggaaaagaaaaaaaaaaaaatcacattaccGCCACTGCCCCATGCTGATTCCAGAGGTTTTTGGCAGACCTGAAAAGGTGATAGAATTAATCAGCATTGGGACTTTGGCAACAGGGAACTATCACTAAAATGTGTATACGGCTCATTATTCTGGAAAGCTCATGAATCTTCTGGGGAACAAGCTATAGTATCACACAGGTGATCACACGGATGACCACACTGTTCACATGTGCCTACAGGTACATCAAAAGAGCTTTCTCTAAAGACATACCATGATGTTTCCGTTTGCTCTTACATGTAGACAAAAATCATGGCAAAGTCTTCTAAATTTGCTCTCTCCTGGTTTTATTGGTCTCTATTTCTCTCACAAGGGTGATTTTTCCAATGCTTGTGACAGGCACTGCACAGGCAGGCatgcagagatgtctgcattAACATGGCACATGCTGCACAGGGTACCAGAATCTACGTGGTCCCAGGGACAGTAGcctatttcagtttgtgctgaGCTCCGTGGAGACATCCTAGCCCTGTTGTGATAAGGATCCCTGAGCTCTTAAAATAATCCCCAGCTACATAACCTTGGATAACACCACGCAGAGCCCAGGTGGTGTTGAGACAGCACATCTTCATGCAAGCTCAGCCCGTACTGCACAGCCCCGTGACTGGGCTTTGCACAGTGGGCTGACATCTACCTGCAAGAACCTGTGTGGGCATATCCACGTACATCCCCCTTCTCTAGGGCTACTTCAGTGCTACTTACCCCACTCCACAGAGGGCATTGAGATCCCGAGCGATTCGTGGATACTttcagagggaagagaaaaacttGGGATTAGTCAATAACAGTGCAGCTGAAATAGTGGGCTACAATAAGGACTGCAGTGTGGGCATGCTTCTTGCCCTAGTGGGAGTGGCTTTGAACGATAGGTATGGTTTCCAACACAGTGGTTTCATTCTGACATTGATTTACACATATTATCACAACCACCCATGCAAAGAAGGCTCTAGACCATGCTGTTAGCTCTGGGGAGCATCTCCCGGATGTGGGGATGCTCTTTAGATCCTTGTTAGTGATCTCCTTTCTCTGTGGAGCCCCTTGCTGGATGAGCTGGATGAGCTGTATGGTTTCATTAAAGTTCATTAAAGTGGATCATAGTTTAGCCACCCCATACAAAACTCCCACAAAAGGCTGTCAAGCCACTCAATGAGTTAAGCCTGGGTTTAGGGACATCTGTATTTCACTTTGAATCCTGTTGGGCACTTaacataaagcagcaaaacactctCAGAGTAAAGCAGGTTTCTTCCCTGCTTGTGAAAAATCTCCCATCTTGCAGATTTACTATGATGCAGCGAGGTGTCCACACACTTACTATGGGTTTCAAGATGATAGCCAAGATCCTTTTCACCAGAACAGGAAGCCTGTAAGTATTGAACTGGGATTTCAGGTTGGGATCCACGATATCTCCTTTGCTGGAAGATGATAGAGTGAAGGGGAAGTCAGGACAAGTCCATCTGTTTTAAACCTACTATAATAGCAGTGCTGCTTCTGAAGCAGTTTGCCTTAGGGTGAAGTTGCTAGAAGACAAAGTCTGCCTGCTTCAGTCTAAAGCACTGAATAAGAAATCCTCACATGGAGTTTAGATGCTCAGGCAGAATTGCTCACTGTAAAAGCTATAAAGAAATGAATACTTCAACTCCTGTATCATCAGCACTGTAAAGGCTCTGAAGTGCTTTGCAGAGGTGGGCCCATACACAGAGTAACATGGACAACCTTGGACATGTTTCACCTTGAAGTTCTGCTGCAATCACTTAAAAGAGCTCAAGAACCACGTCATTTCGCAACTTCCTTCAACATCTGTGATCAGGAGGGTTGCTGCAGCTGGTGAAGGCCAAGGGGACACTTGAGGGGATGGTACTTGACTTGATTAAAAGCTCTATCCCAGAACAGGCCTTTCCATTCGAGTCAAGCCCAGAGCTTGGTTCAGGTTAGGCCCCCAAGCAGCTTCCAGAAAATGAGCCAGGAGGACATTCTCCAAATGGTCCTTTCACCCTTTACCCCCCACATACAACACCTGGACAGATGTGCTACTTTCCCCCGGACATTAACATCCTCCCAGTTTGTAGCTTGGGGGCTCATTTGCAATGCTTGGATGTTGCAAAGTCACTGAAATGCAGATGGGTTAAGGTCAGCCCATGGTACATATCCCAGAAATGAAACAGACTGATTAACTCTGCATCCACTAGCAACCATGAAGGGAGAGGTACAGGACTGCTAGGGCCGGTCCTTCTACGTGGCTTTCAGAATGTTTCTCAAGCTCTTATAGACAGTGGAGTTGCAGTGCTTCAGAGGTAACTCTCTGGGTATAGACCAGGCTATTGGAAATCAGCCAGTCTGCAGTAGCTCTTTGTGTGTAGGTCCTTAGCCCATGGTAAATGTAAGCTAGCTTGAACATTTGCTTAGCCGCCAGAGGAGGTTAAAATAATGCACGATGTCTCCCATGTGCTATGGACTAACCATGCGTATAAAATCAGTTGCCACAGCACTGCTTACACACAGTATCTTATCACCCCACGGTTTCTTATCTGTGTGTGTGAACTAGTCTTGTGAACTAATTGCTGTCGATACTAAATTCATCCTTCCAGAAATTGCTCCTCTGCTGCCCATTCTTCAGTATGCATCCATTGGAATAAAAACATTCTGGATGCATACAGTCCCCTGGCCATATGGTGCCAAGTCCCAGGGCCCACGCTCAAAGCAAATGGGATTTACTCACATGCAATCCACCAGGTGAGCAGTGCCATCTGAGAAAAGACCTCTAGTGAACAGCTCATCTACCACGTAGTCAATCTTGGGCGGTGCAAAAGGAACAAGCTGCAGGAAAACCATCCACATTCAAGAGACAAGAAAGACGAATGATTTGTAGACTCTTCTGTAAATCTCGCTGTCTCACTAGTGAGGTGAGTGGGAAATGATGAGAAGTTCAGGCCCCTCTACCTGCAGTAGGGCAGCTGTAGAGTGGGGCCAGCCGTTCTCCACCCCTACACAGGAGGTTGCAACCTACCACTGCTGGGGGCTCATTAAACACCTTCTCAAGCTTAAGGGATGCGATAAGACTCCTCTAGTCAGCTCACACAATTGTCTTCTGCCTCAAATTCCCATGGAGCTCACACATTTATTGAGCAACATGCCAGATTAGCCAGCTGCCCTGACTGTGGACACTGACCAGGTGCTTCTGGTATGTAGGATCACACAGCAGGACAGAGGCGGGGTGTCTCACAGCAGGAATTGTGCTGCCCTGCAAAACCTCATTTTCAAAGGGGCCTGATTAGGCAACATCTGCCCATGGCCCTTCCCCATGCCCCAAGGCGTTAACACATACTTGTGAGTGATCTGTCTCCGCTTCTTAGAGAAGGATCTTGAGAGACCTCAAAACACCCAGTATTTTTGATTAATACCTATCACTGGAACAGTCCCCATATAGAAATTGCCTTCAATGGAATTACAGAGTAAGTTAGGTTAGAAGGGACCCTTGGGGGGTCAACTGCTCCAATCCCCTTCCCACTTGCCCACCAAAAAAAGTGTAAACTGGGTTCAGGGGCTGAGGGATCACAGAAACTGCTGAGAATTTGATATTTATGGGGACACCAGACATCACAGGAAAAAACAATGTCCCACAATGGGCTTTAGAAAAGGGGTGACTTGGAGATATCTGAAGGTCACTCTCCTGTTTGCTAGACTAGGAACACAGGCATTGCTTCGGTTTGGGAACAAAGACTATTGCATTTGCCTTCCCTTGTGTGATCCTCACAGCAGATGGGTAAAGGAAGGCTGGTCCTTGTTTTACAGGCAGCAGAAGTGGATATGGGAAGTGACTTGTCCAAACTTCATAGGGAGAAAGAGGATAGAAAACTCACTGTGTGTCCTGCCTCCTGTAGGAGCTTTCTGGTCTGTTGGACGGCCCGTCTCATGCTGGGTGAGGGCTGGAAGTAGCCATCTCCTTCGTAATACCCAATCCGAAGTGGCTTTGAACTGGAGTAAACCTGTGAGGAGAGGAGCTGTCACTTGGATGCATGAGATGTACCACATAGGACCATTCTCAGGGCTCAGGGAGGCAGCAACTGAGAACTCTCGGTAGGAGGAAAAACAGGTGCAATAGGgctgtggaaagcagcagcagtggtCCTTGATATGTTTTTTCTGACACTACTTCTTGCCATGTGAATGTGTGCCAACTTTGAGATGGTGGGTGTGATAGCATCTGTGTAGACGGTATGCCTGGCTGTGGAGAGAGTTCAGGGGCCTATTTCTGTAGTTGTAAGCAACTGGTCTGTATTGTCTGAGTATCGGGGACAACTGGAAGATCAGAGTCTTAGGACCTGAGACAAAAATCAGCAGTCAGACGACAGTAGCAGAGAGCTAATGGCAAAGGCCAGCACTTTCTTAGGTCAGTGACTGTTAAACCAAGCTCTCATTAAAAATGTGAGCAGTGAGCTTCTCTGCTCAGGAGAAATCAGCTCCTTTAGGGATTGGGCCAGGATGGAGCCAACAAGCTTGTTTTGAGCGTTGCCTAGAAAGGGAAGGTAAGGGGTCAGTATCTGGAAGGTCTCATCAGGGCAAGTTGACAGGGACCTGCCAACCCTGCTATGagactgctttttgcagttgcttATGCAGGAGGCCCTCTGTTCAGAAGGAAGTTTGCTTCTCTGAGTCCTTCACTATCTTGAGACATGAAACTAGATGGGAGTCTCCTAAGATCCCACTTTGTTGATGGGGAAATGGAGGCATGGGATCACCTCTGAGCCAGCCTTACTTCCTCGTTGAAGGGGATGGGGGGCACAGTGGGGTCCAGCCGGAACATCTCTTTGCAGAGCAGCGCCTtcatgcacagggccaggctttccACGTCCCTCGCCATTGGCCCCAGCATCCCGGTCACTGCAAGCACAGAGATCCCATCACTGCAGGCAGATGGGCCCCTAGGGGGGACCCAGCAGAGCAGAGTTTCAATCAAGCTAGGAACAGGGGATGGTGTAATGTTTGTGAGGGAAGTGAACAAGGAGACACAGAGAATTGGTCTATTTGCTCCAGACCCACATAACAGAGCAGAGGCAGGGTACCACCTCCTGAGGCTGACCTGGGCTAGGCTTTTGCTGGCACAACTCAAGCAGAGACTGGCTCAAGAGGAGCAAGGACTGTAGCCCACCTGCCAACAGCAATATCACCTGGCAGCAGCTAAATCCAGGAGTCTCCTGAAGATTCTTCAGTGAAATAGCCCAGGCCTTTGGGCACGTACCTCACATTTCTCATTACTACTCATTGCATTGCTTAAAGGGATTTTGTTTCAATTCTGTTCTAATTCAATTAATATCTACCACAGTCAAGAACAGAATAAATGGTGCGAAGAGGTAATACCACAAGGCAGAATCCGGTCTATTAGACCATCTCTGTCTTAAACTGGTCATGAGACACATAATTGAACAGTACTTTTGCTGGCATCTCAGCAGTGGAAGGAGATGTAAGAAGTGAAGGTCTGACAGTAGTAATATATCATCTGGACTTACCTGATTTCATTCCTATAATAGGAGAAACCACACCCAGCTTGCTAGGAACAAAATGGGAGAAGTATATTAGTAGCAGCTCTTGTTGTACAGCAAGTTGCCATGCTGGGTTGCAGACCTTCCATTTGCCCCTGGGCAACATCTAGGAGAATGAAACATCCTGCACCGAATTGACACTTTTTAGGCTAGAAAGACTTTCATGGATTGAAAGCTGCTAGGAGCTGGAGAAAGATTTTATCATCTCCTTTCCTTGGTGGGTGTAATTCCTCATCCTGGAATAAATCAGCCTTGATAAACAGAGAACTCCTACAAGCAAAGCAAGGGCCGGGAACCATCTGAGGAGGAGATGACCCTATAGTAGTTGCTTTCAGCTTCATGGTCAGGGCTATTATGGACTGAATAACTCTTTGCTGTCTTAGCAGTTAGAGGTAGTCATGGGTCGTTAATAGAGTCCTAAGCCCTAGATATGACAAGGAAGCAGGCAGGCTAGGGTAGTAACATAATCCCAGATGAAACCATGGATATCTGTTCTATAGTTTGATGAACTGTGGGGGACATTTTGCAGCCTCCACAGTGGGTGAAGGAGCAGACAGATGACAGGATGTACCTGATCCTGTCGGCTGTGGGTTTGAGTCCACACAAACCACAGAAGCTGGATGGTAGGCGGATGCTCCCAGCTACATCTGAGCCAATTCCCAGGATGGAGCCTCCCCCTGCGATCAGAGCTCCCTCCCCTCCAGAAGAGCCTCCGGGGCTCTTCTTGTGGTTGAGAGGGTTCAGTGTCTGGCCGAAGATGAGGTTGCTGCAGTCatagctggggagaggaagatcAACAGATGAGTGAAGTATTTCTGTCTCTGCAAACTGTAAATACAGGGCACTGAGCGTTCACGCAGGGATGAGTGTGGAATTAATCCTGGAGGGTAGGATCAGTATGAAATAGATTTGTTGGGACAGCTAGATTTAGGAAGAAAGGGGCATCAGATACAGGAGAAATAATTTCTTGTCTCTAGCATTCTGTAGAAAAGACAACGAGAAAAGACTCAAgctgaaatgagaaagaaattaaCTTAATGTGCATGATTTGTTTGGACAAGGGTGGGAGTTCGTGCATGTAGGTCCACTCTCTCAGATCACAGGAGTCACATGGCATAGCATTTTCATGAAGGGGAACAAGCAATTACTTTATCATTGTCTGCGGGATGTTGGTTTTCACAAAGGGGATTGCCCCCTGGCTCTTTAGAACCTGGACGATCACACTGTCTTCTTCCTTCACTTGGCCCAGAAACTTCACCATCCCGCCAGAAGAGACGTGGCCCTTGGGGATCGGAAACAAAGCTCTTCAGGCACCAGGGAAGGTGCTGTTTGGAGCCATGGCAATAAGACACATAAGCCCTGACGCCTCCTGTGACAAAGCTGCCACCCAACTTTTCTAATGACCAGAACAGAACCCAACAGAACCGCTGGGGAAACCAGATCAGAGCAAGTTAGACATTTCCCAAGACAaaattttcttcagaagaaaGGTGAATTTGCTGAGCCCACAGATACTTGGTCCAGAACATCCTTGTCTGAGGAAACTCTTGGCCAGTCCCAATGGGGTGAAAAGGAACAAGCCCAGATCCCTTTGGG contains:
- the LOC106485225 gene encoding vitamin D3 hydroxylase-associated protein isoform X1, producing MTQERLWQDLDPLWTDPRTLSALLCGSAAAIILLKWLGQRQIQQKMEEARRMRDLALERMEKAVCRFKKENPGAQTAHILSLPMVELVEKLKEGSLSPESVLYSYMGKALEVTQEVNCVIDFLHGCEDQLQKLKKQKEKGLLYGIPISIKDHINCKGHVSSGGMVKFLGQVKEEDSVIVQVLKSQGAIPFVKTNIPQTMINYDCSNLIFGQTLNPLNHKKSPGGSSGGEGALIAGGGSILGIGSDVAGSIRLPSSFCGLCGLKPTADRISKLGVVSPIIGMKSVTGMLGPMARDVESLALCMKALLCKEMFRLDPTVPPIPFNEEVYSSSKPLRIGYYEGDGYFQPSPSMRRAVQQTRKLLQEAGHTLVPFAPPKIDYVVDELFTRGLFSDGTAHLVDCIKGDIVDPNLKSQFNTYRLPVLVKRILAIILKPIYPRIARDLNALCGVGSAKNLWNQHGAVAVYCTEFIAKWRKLGLDVILCPALGPAFNHGYAGKLFAATSYTNLYNVLNFPAGVVPVSTVTRADEEELKHYRGHYGDPWDKRLKEAVEGAVGLPVAVQCVALPWQEELCLRFMKEVETLTHGMRRNV
- the LOC106485225 gene encoding vitamin D3 hydroxylase-associated protein isoform X2, encoding MTQERLWQDLDPLWTDPRTLSALLCGSAAAIILLKWLGQRQIQQKMEEARRMRDLALERMEKAVCRFKKENPGAQTAHILSLPMVELVEKLKEGSLSPESVLYSYMGKGHVSSGGMVKFLGQVKEEDSVIVQVLKSQGAIPFVKTNIPQTMINYDCSNLIFGQTLNPLNHKKSPGGSSGGEGALIAGGGSILGIGSDVAGSIRLPSSFCGLCGLKPTADRISKLGVVSPIIGMKSVTGMLGPMARDVESLALCMKALLCKEMFRLDPTVPPIPFNEEVYSSSKPLRIGYYEGDGYFQPSPSMRRAVQQTRKLLQEAGHTLVPFAPPKIDYVVDELFTRGLFSDGTAHLVDCIKGDIVDPNLKSQFNTYRLPVLVKRILAIILKPIYPRIARDLNALCGVGSAKNLWNQHGAVAVYCTEFIAKWRKLGLDVILCPALGPAFNHGYAGKLFAATSYTNLYNVLNFPAGVVPVSTVTRADEEELKHYRGHYGDPWDKRLKEAVEGAVGLPVAVQCVALPWQEELCLRFMKEVETLTHGMRRNV